A genomic stretch from Argiope bruennichi chromosome 2, qqArgBrue1.1, whole genome shotgun sequence includes:
- the LOC129958530 gene encoding uncharacterized protein LOC129958530 produces MTTNMSNRNTHSDIESDNVIEYNHHETIDETPPAPESIVSTIVDKTVFKQSPQDCQVQWEFLAEQAAEQRQYAAAGMVVELEDDVFIPNQPDTPPPPPPAERAPPPPPAGSPPPSPVADSPPPPPPPDSPPPPPPPDSPPPPPPPDSPPLPPPPDSPPLPPPPDSPPLPPPPDSPPPPPPPVSPPPRRRAPARRRRRPPPLVPAASYPAPPRNAAERAARVQERQRRLAAKDRLNALYETIFDYCPAARATRALFDRRIKELVGDQSPAELGINIDAIPAPDSPEEDLVLRRYSLAHDVAIIANRKTIMDRDISLAIEYLTG; encoded by the exons ATGACCACAAATATGTCCAATCGTAACACCCACAGTGATATAGAATCAGATAATGTAATAGAATATAACCAtcatgaaacaattgatgaaactcCACCTGCTCCAGAATCTATCGTTTCCACTATagttgataaaactgtttttaaacaaagtcCCCAAGATTGTCAAGTTCAATGG GAGTTCTTGGCTGAGCAAGCTGCAGAGCAGAGGCAATACGCGGCAGCTGGCATGGTTGTGGAATTG GAAGATGATGTTTTCATTCCCAACCAGCCAGACACCCCTCCTCCTCCTCCACCCGCGGAGAGGGCACCGCCGCCGCCACCCGCGGGGAGCCCTCCGCCGTCGCCAGTCGCCGACAGCCCACCACCACCACCTCCACCGGACTCGCCACCACCACCGCCTCCACCGGACTCGCCACCACCGCCGCCTCCACCGGACTCGCCACCACTGCCGCCTCCACCGGACTCGCCACCACTGCCGCCTCCACCGGACTCGCCACCACTGCCGCCTCCACCGGActcaccaccaccaccacctccCCCGGTCTCCCCCCCGCCCCGGCGGCGCGCCCCTGCCCGACGACGTCGGAGGCCACCCCCCCTGGTCCCCGCAGCATCATATCCGGCACCC CCCAGAAATGCTGCTGAGCGAGCCGCAAGGGTCCAGGAGCGCCAACGGCGGCTGGCCGCCAAGGATCGTCTCAACGCCCTCTACGAGACGATCTTCGACTACTGCCCAGCGGCGAGGGCGACCAGGGCCCTATTCGATAGGCGAATAAAGGAACTGGTTGGGGATCAGAGCCCTGCCGAGCTCGGCATCAATATAGATGCAATTCCGGCACCAGATTCCCCGGAAGAAGATCTCGTGCTCAGGCGATATTCCTTGGCCCATGATGTGGCAATCATTGCTAACAGAAAGACCATCATGGACCGGGACATATCCCTGGCCATCGAGTATCTTACGGGTTGA